A genomic stretch from Anaerolinea thermophila UNI-1 includes:
- a CDS encoding DUF4129 domain-containing protein, with product MKRFTVRQTLLFLVGGLLVLSLVLSAGLTGLELSPGLIYGNQRWQTAEDFTGSLPDATSLLGFFQVVLGLALALFPFYFVYMLLHPQRRKKLLRYLAIFAVMLFLFERLRQAMNNLNPENFGFQGGEFGTGEEVLPMPPLADFVANPPTWLINGVAVFTVILIALALFGMIWWFVMRRERQPHPLSQVGFEASQALASLQAGADLRETIIECYRRMVRAVAESRGVQRGNAVTPHEFIQTLVQHGLPERPVRRLTELFEDARYGHLSSTPRQQMEATGCLEEIVAACQSMETTL from the coding sequence ATGAAGAGATTTACTGTCCGACAAACTTTACTTTTTCTGGTTGGTGGGCTTCTGGTTCTTTCTCTGGTGCTCAGCGCGGGGTTGACAGGTTTAGAATTGAGCCCGGGGTTGATTTATGGCAATCAACGCTGGCAAACTGCCGAAGATTTTACCGGAAGCCTGCCTGATGCTACCTCCTTACTGGGTTTCTTCCAGGTAGTTCTGGGTCTGGCGCTGGCTCTTTTTCCCTTTTACTTTGTTTACATGCTGCTTCACCCCCAACGGCGCAAGAAACTCCTGCGCTATCTTGCCATCTTCGCTGTGATGCTTTTCCTCTTTGAGCGACTTCGGCAAGCCATGAACAACCTCAACCCGGAGAACTTTGGGTTTCAGGGAGGTGAATTTGGCACTGGGGAGGAGGTTTTGCCCATGCCACCGCTGGCCGATTTTGTTGCCAATCCGCCCACATGGCTGATTAATGGCGTAGCCGTGTTTACCGTCATCCTGATTGCCTTAGCCCTGTTTGGAATGATCTGGTGGTTTGTCATGCGTCGCGAAAGGCAACCCCACCCTCTGTCTCAGGTGGGATTCGAAGCCTCTCAAGCCCTGGCAAGCCTGCAAGCGGGTGCAGATTTACGCGAAACCATTATCGAATGCTACCGCAGGATGGTCAGAGCGGTTGCAGAAAGCCGCGGCGTTCAACGGGGCAATGCCGTTACCCCCCATGAGTTCATCCAAACCCTGGTTCAGCACGGCTTGCCCGAACGTCCAGTACGCCGCCTGACAGAATTGTTTGAGGACGCGCGTTACGGACATCTTTCCAGTACTCCCCGTCAGCAGATGGAAGCCACCGGTTGTTTGGAAGAAATCGTGGCGGCTTGTCAGAGCATGGAGACAACCCTATGA
- the modA gene encoding molybdate ABC transporter substrate-binding protein → MMNLHRTVPLILAFLLIMTACAPQQSATPSSGLVIMAATSLSECMKTFESEYQKTNPDMRLSFSFAPSQQLAQQILHGATVDLFLSADDKSIQALVEKGMITPENSGQFIANRLLVIANPHSPVVRLLDLSKPGVKIALASEESPAGKYTRQLLDKLTVQGNLGENYKEKVLQNVVSYEGTVRSVVTKVELGEADAGIVYQSDVYPSSIGKVRQILIPDSLNITAVYYYGILNTTPRQEEARKFMELLLSEKGQNIFQGCGFLPIQ, encoded by the coding sequence ATGATGAATCTTCATCGCACTGTTCCCTTGATTCTGGCATTCCTGCTGATCATGACTGCTTGTGCGCCTCAGCAGAGCGCCACACCGTCTTCTGGACTTGTCATTATGGCCGCCACCTCGTTAAGTGAGTGTATGAAAACCTTTGAGTCAGAGTATCAAAAAACCAACCCGGATATGCGGCTTTCTTTCAGTTTTGCACCGTCTCAACAACTGGCGCAACAAATCCTGCACGGCGCGACTGTGGATCTCTTTCTCAGCGCAGATGACAAGTCTATTCAAGCACTTGTCGAAAAAGGAATGATTACCCCTGAAAACTCCGGGCAATTTATCGCCAACCGACTGCTGGTCATTGCCAATCCCCACTCACCTGTTGTGCGCCTGCTGGATTTAAGCAAACCCGGGGTCAAAATTGCGCTTGCCAGTGAAGAGTCCCCGGCGGGAAAATACACCAGGCAATTGCTGGACAAACTTACTGTCCAGGGTAATCTGGGGGAGAACTATAAAGAAAAGGTGCTGCAAAATGTGGTCTCTTATGAGGGTACTGTTCGCTCTGTAGTGACAAAAGTTGAATTGGGCGAAGCCGACGCAGGCATCGTGTATCAGAGCGATGTTTATCCTTCTTCCATCGGTAAAGTCCGCCAAATCCTCATCCCCGACTCTCTCAACATCACGGCTGTGTACTATTACGGCATTCTGAACACAACTCCCCGGCAGGAAGAAGCCAGGAAGTTTATGGAATTGCTCCTTTCCGAAAAAGGGCAAAATATCTTTCAGGGTTGTGGCTTCCTGCCCATTCAATAA
- a CDS encoding ABC transporter permease, whose protein sequence is MKKIWIVLKHEVNTLLHNRSFLLGVFLLPLLGFIVLFVVGLLQRNPTLTGDTGTLPANVEIDTKGLVDYSGIVREIPQNLKNTVKKFDGEESALQALKSGEISAFFVIHRDYLKNGKVDFFAKNINAFSDSINHDPVDWLIQYNLFKDRPELLQRVHDPFNLQEETLASKKTQRDEDDPLAFAVPYGVTMIFYVLIFGTSSLMLSNIATEKQNRVVEILLTSVTPTQMMVGKMLGLGIMGLFQTLIWLIAARLLLPLGGRSISILQGVQIPPEILGWGILYFLLGYAIYASMMAWIGALAPNLREASQVTFIVAIPLIIPLMFHNALIFRPDSTISVIFSLIPLTSPVAMMTRLAATTVPFWQLALAAVLQALTAWLVLRIAAGMFRAQNLLSGQAFNLKVFFKALLEKA, encoded by the coding sequence ATGAAGAAAATCTGGATTGTCTTAAAGCACGAAGTTAATACTTTACTTCACAACCGTTCATTTTTGCTCGGCGTGTTCCTGCTACCTTTACTGGGTTTTATCGTCCTGTTTGTCGTCGGCTTACTGCAAAGAAACCCCACGCTCACCGGAGATACGGGAACGTTGCCTGCCAACGTGGAAATTGATACCAAGGGCTTGGTAGATTACAGTGGAATCGTTCGGGAGATTCCTCAAAACCTGAAAAACACTGTGAAGAAATTCGATGGAGAAGAAAGTGCTTTACAAGCCCTCAAATCAGGGGAGATTTCGGCTTTCTTTGTGATTCATCGGGATTATTTGAAAAACGGGAAAGTGGACTTCTTTGCCAAAAACATCAATGCCTTCTCAGACTCGATTAATCACGATCCGGTAGATTGGCTCATCCAGTACAATCTGTTTAAGGATCGTCCCGAACTGCTCCAACGCGTCCACGATCCCTTTAATCTTCAGGAAGAGACACTGGCATCAAAGAAAACCCAACGGGATGAAGACGACCCGCTTGCCTTTGCCGTTCCCTACGGGGTTACTATGATTTTCTACGTCCTTATTTTTGGGACATCCTCGCTGATGCTGAGCAATATTGCTACCGAAAAGCAAAATCGAGTGGTAGAAATTCTGTTAACTTCTGTCACTCCTACCCAGATGATGGTTGGCAAAATGCTGGGCCTGGGCATCATGGGGTTGTTTCAAACACTCATCTGGCTGATTGCGGCGCGCCTGTTACTTCCGTTGGGCGGGCGTTCTATCTCTATCCTTCAGGGGGTGCAAATTCCGCCCGAAATTTTGGGGTGGGGTATTCTCTACTTTTTACTGGGATATGCCATCTATGCCAGCATGATGGCATGGATCGGCGCACTGGCGCCTAACCTGAGAGAGGCATCGCAGGTTACCTTCATTGTAGCCATCCCGCTGATTATCCCTCTCATGTTCCACAATGCGCTGATTTTCCGCCCCGATTCGACTATCTCTGTCATTTTCAGTCTGATCCCGCTTACTTCTCCGGTTGCCATGATGACTCGTCTGGCGGCGACTACAGTCCCTTTCTGGCAGTTAGCGCTGGCGGCCGTTCTACAAGCACTGACGGCCTGGCTGGTGCTTCGCATTGCCGCAGGAATGTTCCGGGCGCAAAACCTGCTTTCGGGGCAAGCCTTCAATCTGAAAGTGTTCTTCAAAGCCCTTTTAGAAAAAGCCTGA